One part of the Glycine soja cultivar W05 chromosome 11, ASM419377v2, whole genome shotgun sequence genome encodes these proteins:
- the LOC114376707 gene encoding probable LRR receptor-like serine/threonine-protein kinase At5g45780 isoform X1, with protein MEDVKVVAWLISLFLWNWVLVVDGTDSLLSPKGVNYEVAALMSMKSKMNDELHVMDGWDINSVDPCTWNMVGCSAEGYVISLEMASAGLSGTISSGIGNLSHLKTLLLQNNQLSGPIPTEIGRLLELQTLDLSGNQLDGEIPNSLGFLTHLSYLRLSKNKLSGQIPQLVANLTGLSFLDLSFNNLSGPTPKILAKGYSISGNNFLCTSSSQICMGFSKPVNDSIADTGSSQTSGSHHQRVLAVVIGFSCAFVISLVLLVFWLHWYRSHILYTSYVEQDCEFDIGHLKRFSFRELQIATGNFNSKNILGQGGFGVVYKGCLANKMLVAVKRLKDPNYTGEVQFQTEVEMIGLAVHRNLLRLYGFCMTPDERLLVYPYMPNGSVADRLRETCRERPSLDWNRRMRVALGAARGLLYLHEQCNPKIIHRDVKAANILLDESFEAVVGDFGLAKLLDQRDSHVTTAVRGTVGHIAPEYLSTGQSSEKTDVFGFGILLLELITGHRALDAGNAQVQKGMILDWVRTLFEEKRLEVLVDRDLRGCFDPVELEKAVELSLQCAQSLPTLRPKMSEALKILEGLVGQSVRPEESQGGTNLYDERTCSFSQNYSDVHEEPSFIIEAIELSGPR; from the exons ATGGAAGATGTCAAAGTTGTTGCTTGGCTCATTTCACTTTTTCTGTGGAATTGGGTGCTTGTTGTTGATGGCACTGATagccttctctctccaaagggTGTCAACTATGAAG TGGCCGCTTTGATGTCCATGAAGAGTAAAATGAATGATGAGTTGCATGTCATGGATGGTTGGGATATTAATTCGGTTGATCCTTGTACTTGGAACATGGTTGGTTGCTCTGCCGAAGGTTATGTTATTTCCCT GGAAATGGCCAGTGCGGGTTTATCTGGAACGATTTCCTCAGGAATTGGAAATTTGAGCCATCTCAAAACATT GTTATTGCAGAACAATCAGTTATCTGGTCCTATCCCGACTGAGATAGGGAGGTTGTTAGAGCTTCAAACCCTTGACCTTTCTGGTAACCAGCTTGATGGAGAAATTCCtaattctttgggctttttgacTCATCTTAGTTACTT GCGGCTCAGCAAAAATAAACTATCTGGACAGATTCCTCAGCTTGTTGCTAATCTCACAGGCCTTTCATTCTT GGATTTGTCATTCAATAATCTCAGTGGTCCCACTCCAAAAATTTTAGCAAAAGGTTATAG TATTTCAGGAAACAATTTCCTCTGCACCTCTTCCTCACAAATTTGTATGGGCTTTTCAAAACCAGTAAATG ATTCAATTGCAGATACAGGGTCATCTCAGACGAGTGGCAGTCATCACCAAAGGGTGCTTGCTGTTGTTATTGGCTTTAGTTGCGCATTTGTAATTTCATTGGTGCTTCTTGTCTTTTGGTTGCATTGGTACAGATCACACATCCTCTACACATCTTATG TGGAGCAAGATTGTGAATTTGATATTGGCCATTTGAAGAGGTTCTCCTTCCGGGAATTGCAAATTGCTactggaaatttcaattcaaaaaatATCCTAGGACAAGGTGGTTTTGGTGTTGTCTACAAAGGATGCCTTGCAAACAAAATGTTGGTGGCAGTAAAGAGGCTGAAAGATCCCAATTACACTGGAGAAGTGCAGTTTCAAACGGAAGTTGAGATGATTGGCTTGGCTGTGCATCGGAACCTCTTGCGTCTTTATGGATTCTGTATGACACCAGATGAAAGGTTACTTGTTTATCCTTACATGCCCAACGGCAGTGTTGCTGATCGCTTGAGAG AGACTTGCCGTGAAAGGCCATCGTTGGACTGGAACAGGAGGATGCGTGTTGCTCTTGGGGCTGCGCGTGGGCTCCTATATTTGCATGAACAATGCAATCCAAAAATAATCCACAGGGATGTTAAGGCTGCAAACATTTTGTTAGATGAAAGTTTTGAAGCTGTGGTGGGGGATTTTGGTCTTGCTAAGCTCTTAGATCAAAGGGATTCACATGTAACTACTGCAGTGCGGGGTACTGTAGGGCACATTGCCCCAGAATATCTCTCAACTGGACAGTCTTCTGAAAAAACAGATGTTTTTGGATTTGGCATATTACTTTTGGAGCTCATAACAGGACACAGGGCACTGGATGCTGGAAATGCTCAGGTCCAAAAGGGAATGATCCTTGATTGG GTTAGAACCTTATTTGAGGAGAAGCGGCTGGAAGTGCTAGTCGATAGGGATCTTAGGGGATGTTTTGATCCAGTAGAGTTGGAGAAAGCAGTGGAGTTGTCTTTACAATGTGCTCAGTCGCTTCCCACTTTGCGGCCAAAGATGTCAGAAGCTTTAAAGATTCTAGAAGGTCTGGTAGGGCAGTCAGTGAGGCCAGAGGAGTCACAAGGGGGAACTAACCTATATGATGAAAGAACTTGCAGTTTCTCACAAAATTATAGTGATGTTCATGAAGAACCTTCCTTTATTATTGAAGCCATTGAGCTTTCTGGACCTCGGTGA
- the LOC114376707 gene encoding probable LRR receptor-like serine/threonine-protein kinase At5g45780 isoform X2 — MEDVKVVAWLISLFLWNWVLVVDGTDSLLSPKGVNYEVAALMSMKSKMNDELHVMDGWDINSVDPCTWNMVGCSAEGYVISLEMASAGLSGTISSGIGNLSHLKTLLLQNNQLSGPIPTEIGRLLELQTLDLSGNQLDGEIPNSLGFLTHLSYLRLSKNKLSGQIPQLVANLTGLSFLDLSFNNLSGPTPKILAKGYSISGNNFLCTSSSQICMGFSKPVNDTGSSQTSGSHHQRVLAVVIGFSCAFVISLVLLVFWLHWYRSHILYTSYVEQDCEFDIGHLKRFSFRELQIATGNFNSKNILGQGGFGVVYKGCLANKMLVAVKRLKDPNYTGEVQFQTEVEMIGLAVHRNLLRLYGFCMTPDERLLVYPYMPNGSVADRLRETCRERPSLDWNRRMRVALGAARGLLYLHEQCNPKIIHRDVKAANILLDESFEAVVGDFGLAKLLDQRDSHVTTAVRGTVGHIAPEYLSTGQSSEKTDVFGFGILLLELITGHRALDAGNAQVQKGMILDWVRTLFEEKRLEVLVDRDLRGCFDPVELEKAVELSLQCAQSLPTLRPKMSEALKILEGLVGQSVRPEESQGGTNLYDERTCSFSQNYSDVHEEPSFIIEAIELSGPR, encoded by the exons ATGGAAGATGTCAAAGTTGTTGCTTGGCTCATTTCACTTTTTCTGTGGAATTGGGTGCTTGTTGTTGATGGCACTGATagccttctctctccaaagggTGTCAACTATGAAG TGGCCGCTTTGATGTCCATGAAGAGTAAAATGAATGATGAGTTGCATGTCATGGATGGTTGGGATATTAATTCGGTTGATCCTTGTACTTGGAACATGGTTGGTTGCTCTGCCGAAGGTTATGTTATTTCCCT GGAAATGGCCAGTGCGGGTTTATCTGGAACGATTTCCTCAGGAATTGGAAATTTGAGCCATCTCAAAACATT GTTATTGCAGAACAATCAGTTATCTGGTCCTATCCCGACTGAGATAGGGAGGTTGTTAGAGCTTCAAACCCTTGACCTTTCTGGTAACCAGCTTGATGGAGAAATTCCtaattctttgggctttttgacTCATCTTAGTTACTT GCGGCTCAGCAAAAATAAACTATCTGGACAGATTCCTCAGCTTGTTGCTAATCTCACAGGCCTTTCATTCTT GGATTTGTCATTCAATAATCTCAGTGGTCCCACTCCAAAAATTTTAGCAAAAGGTTATAG TATTTCAGGAAACAATTTCCTCTGCACCTCTTCCTCACAAATTTGTATGGGCTTTTCAAAACCAGTAAATG ATACAGGGTCATCTCAGACGAGTGGCAGTCATCACCAAAGGGTGCTTGCTGTTGTTATTGGCTTTAGTTGCGCATTTGTAATTTCATTGGTGCTTCTTGTCTTTTGGTTGCATTGGTACAGATCACACATCCTCTACACATCTTATG TGGAGCAAGATTGTGAATTTGATATTGGCCATTTGAAGAGGTTCTCCTTCCGGGAATTGCAAATTGCTactggaaatttcaattcaaaaaatATCCTAGGACAAGGTGGTTTTGGTGTTGTCTACAAAGGATGCCTTGCAAACAAAATGTTGGTGGCAGTAAAGAGGCTGAAAGATCCCAATTACACTGGAGAAGTGCAGTTTCAAACGGAAGTTGAGATGATTGGCTTGGCTGTGCATCGGAACCTCTTGCGTCTTTATGGATTCTGTATGACACCAGATGAAAGGTTACTTGTTTATCCTTACATGCCCAACGGCAGTGTTGCTGATCGCTTGAGAG AGACTTGCCGTGAAAGGCCATCGTTGGACTGGAACAGGAGGATGCGTGTTGCTCTTGGGGCTGCGCGTGGGCTCCTATATTTGCATGAACAATGCAATCCAAAAATAATCCACAGGGATGTTAAGGCTGCAAACATTTTGTTAGATGAAAGTTTTGAAGCTGTGGTGGGGGATTTTGGTCTTGCTAAGCTCTTAGATCAAAGGGATTCACATGTAACTACTGCAGTGCGGGGTACTGTAGGGCACATTGCCCCAGAATATCTCTCAACTGGACAGTCTTCTGAAAAAACAGATGTTTTTGGATTTGGCATATTACTTTTGGAGCTCATAACAGGACACAGGGCACTGGATGCTGGAAATGCTCAGGTCCAAAAGGGAATGATCCTTGATTGG GTTAGAACCTTATTTGAGGAGAAGCGGCTGGAAGTGCTAGTCGATAGGGATCTTAGGGGATGTTTTGATCCAGTAGAGTTGGAGAAAGCAGTGGAGTTGTCTTTACAATGTGCTCAGTCGCTTCCCACTTTGCGGCCAAAGATGTCAGAAGCTTTAAAGATTCTAGAAGGTCTGGTAGGGCAGTCAGTGAGGCCAGAGGAGTCACAAGGGGGAACTAACCTATATGATGAAAGAACTTGCAGTTTCTCACAAAATTATAGTGATGTTCATGAAGAACCTTCCTTTATTATTGAAGCCATTGAGCTTTCTGGACCTCGGTGA
- the LOC114376709 gene encoding shaggy-related protein kinase eta-like: MAEDKEMSSSVTNGDDSLTGHIISTTIGGKNGEPKQTISYMAERVVGTGSFGIVFQAKCLETGEAVAIKKVLQDRRYKNRELQLMRVLDHPNVISLKHCFFSTTSTDELFLNLVMEYVPESMYRVIKHYTNANQRMPIIYVKLYMYQIFRGLAYIHTVPKVCHRDLKPQNILVDPLTHQVKLCDFGSAKVLVKGEANISYICSRFYRAPELIFGATEYTSSIDIWSAGCVLAELLLGQPLFPGENAVDQLVHIIKVLGTPTREEVRCMNPNYNDFRFPQIKAHPWHKIFHKKMPPEAIDLASRLLQYSPSLRCTALEACAHPFFDELREPNARLPNGRPFPPLFNFKQELSEASPELVNKVIPDHMKRQIGLQFVRPAGS; this comes from the exons ATGGCTGAGGATAAG GAGATGTCTTCCTCTGTCACCAATGGCGATGATTCTCTCACTGGCCACATCATATCTACAACTATTGGAGGCAAAAATGGGGAACCCAAACAG ACTATTAGTTACATGGCTGAACGGGTTGTAGGAACTGGATCATTTGGAATTGTTTTCCAG GCAAAATGTTTGGAAACTGGGGAAGCAGTGGCCATTAAAAAGGTTTTACAAGACAGAAGATACAAGAATCGTGAACTACAGTTAATGCGTGTTTTGGATCATCCAAATGTCATCTCTCTGAAGCATTGTTTCTTTTCAACTACAAGTACAGATGAgctttttcttaatttggtgATGGAATATGTTCCAGAGTCCATGTATAGAGTCATTAAGCACTATACCAATGCTAATCAAAGAATGCCAATCATCTATGTAAAACTTTACATGTACCAG ATTTTCAGGGGATTGGCTTATATCCACACTGTTCCCAAAGTTTGCCACAGAGACTTGAAGCCTCAAAATATACTG GTGGATCCTCTTACACACCAAGTGAAGCTATGTGATTTTGGAAGTGCAAAAGTTCTA GTAAAAGGTGAAGCTAATATATCATACATATGTTCACGATTCTATCGTGCTCCAGAACTTATATTTGGCGCCACAGAGTATACAAGTTCAATTGATATTTGGTCAGCTGGCTGTGTCCTTGCTGAACTTCTTTTGGGCCAG CCATTATTCCCTGGCGAAAATGCAGTAGACCAGCTTGTACATATTATAAAG GTGCTTGGCACACCCACTCGAGAGGAAGTACGCTGTATGAATCCCAATTACAATGACTTTAGGTTTCCACAGATAAAAGCACACCCATGGCACAAG ATATTCCACAAAAAGATGCCTCCAGAAGCAATTGATCTTGCATCCCGGCTTTTGCAATACTCCCCAAGTCTCCGATGCACTGCG CTTGAAGCATGTGCACATCCTTTCTTTGATGAACTTCGAGAACCCAATGCTCGCCTGCCAAATGGTCGTCCATTTCCTCCTTTATTTAACTTCAAGCAGGAA TTATCCGAAGCTTCTCCAGAGCTTGTGAACAAAGTGATACCTGACCACATGAAGCGGCAAATAGGGCTGCAATTTGTTCGTCCGGCAGGATCATGA